In the Engystomops pustulosus chromosome 2, aEngPut4.maternal, whole genome shotgun sequence genome, one interval contains:
- the TMEM248 gene encoding transmembrane protein 248, with protein sequence MLLNLHPLENLKSYISSRPPLVVFMVSVSGMAIAFLTLGYFFKMKEIKSPEMTEDWNTFLLRFNNLDFCISENETLKHLLNDTTPPESTVTTGQARSSTQTPQALEDTGPINISVAVTLTLDPLKPFGGYSRNITHLSSTIFGHQIGLTGRESHEEMNITFTLPAAWNSDDCILHGHCEQVVFTTCMTVTAMSNVFPVTVQPPHCIPETYSNATLWYKIFTTARDSGTKYAQDYNPFWCYKGAIGKVYHALNPKLTVIVPEDDRSLINLHLMDTSYFLFVMVITMFCYAVIRGRPSKMRQNSSEFCSEKVALSEA encoded by the exons ATGTTGCTGAATCTGCATCCCCTGGAGAACCTGAAGTCGTACATCAGTAGTCGGCCCCCTCTGGTGGTCTTTATGGTCAGTGTCAGCGGTATGGCCATTGCTTTCCTCACGCTTGGCTACTTCTTCAAGATGAAGGAAATTAAGTCACCGGAGATGACAGag GACTGGAACACGTTTCTCCTGAGGTTTAATAACCTGGACTTTTGTATATCTGAGAATGAAACCTTGAAGCATCTCTTGAATGATACGACACCACCAGAGAGTACGGTCACCACTGGCCAGGCTCGGTCCTCTACACAGACGCCTCAAGCTTTAGAGGATACTGGACCCATTAATATTTCTGTAGCTGTTACCCTGACATTGGATCCACTGAAGCCTTTTGGAGGATATTCCCGAAACATCACTCACCTGAGCTCCACAATTTTTGGCCATCAGATTGGTCTTACAG GCAGAGAGTCCCATGAGGAGATGAATATTACATTTACTCTGCCGGCTGCCTGGAACTCGGATGACTGTATCCTCCATGGACACTGCGAGCAGGTGGTATTTACCACGTGTATGACCGTGACAGCCATGAGCAACGTGTTCCCCGTCACCGT acaaCCGCCTCATTGCATTCCTGAGACCTACAGCAATGCCACCCTATGGTACAAGATCTTCACCACTGCTCGTGACTCTGGAACCAAGTATGCACAGGACTACAACCCATTCTGGTGTTATAAGGGGGCTATTGGAAAGGTGTACCATGCTTTAAATCCCAAGCTCACAGTCATTGTTCCAGAG GACGACCGCTCTCTCATTAACCTGCATCTGATGGACACCAGTTACTTTCTCTTTGTGATGGTGATCACCATGTTTTGCTATGCAGTTATCCGGGGTCGTCCCAGCAAGATGAGGCAGAACAGCTCCGAATTCTGTTCAGAAAAG GTTGCACTCTCTGAAGCATAA